The following nucleotide sequence is from Juglans microcarpa x Juglans regia isolate MS1-56 chromosome 6D, Jm3101_v1.0, whole genome shotgun sequence.
AGATACTTCGAGTGTAGAATAATTACTGAGAAAATTTTATGGGCTGTTTGACAAATCATAGGATTGTTATCTTATATCATTGCTTTGGAACTCAAGGTATTTGCAtcttatatttctatttttcaatttaCTCTGAATTCTTAGCTAATTTCGACATTTCTGTGGAACTCAATTAAGCTTGTATCTAGATCATCAAGTGGAAGTAGAAAGGTCTCTGgtgcctaaaaaaaaaaagtttatgatGTTCAAGCTTTTTTTGGGAATAAAATTCCTCTGTCAGTTTGTAGCTCAATTTTATTTACGTGTTTTATATACATGGAAAAATTACTGTGATAGAAAAGATGGTTGATTcaacaaaaagaaggaaattcGAATTACACGATAGTTCTCATGTTTTGAGCTTCAATGAAAACAGTTAACGATCAATAATGCTAAGTTACTAACACTGCAATATCTCTAAAACCAAAGGGATGAAATTAATCAAGACAAAGTGCTTATAAACCTAAGATCATTGGGAAGATATCTTGAGCTAATTAGAAGTGGGAGCAGATTGAGGAAATACAGACACCCAACATATATACTAACAGATAATGTCAGAAAGGAATATATACATGCTGCAGCATTTGTCATGCAAAAATATGGTTCATGAATGAAAGGAATCAACCACTGCATAAACTTaaacttgtagttagttttctGAGCATGTCCGAATGGGTCATCGACATGCAGCGGGCGCGAAAGTTTGTCCAACCTGCAAGAACCAAGAACGTGAACACAAAcgtattaaaatgaaaaaacaaccTAGTCTTTCATTGCAGAGGACCAAAGCTGCAACCTCAGAGTTTTCAAATGTAGCCCACTGCCACTACAAATTACAAACAATGCTTGAATTAAACACAAGCACTTACTGAAGCCAAGTAAGCCTAAGAACCATATATAGGGTGTTTGCTATGTATGGTATATGAACAAGAAAGCAATAAAATATGCTTGGCCTAGTGCAGATCTTATTACATAATTGAAATTAGCACCATTGACTAATCTTGTAATTTTAAGATTGCAGAAGCGCCATGATCAGCACGAACGAGAATGAAAATATGGAATAAATTAGCACAGAAAGCAAGCTGCTGGCTCTTAACCAATGTTTTAATTGTACGTTGGAGCATTTGGATGCATGATAAAACTACAACATATATCAGAAGTGTTAAAAGGATCGGGCTGCACTTCAAGATGAAGTTCTCAGACAAGCTCTCAGTCACCAGCTCGATCCCTCGGTTTTGATTTTGAAGTTCAAGATTTAGAATATCAGATTACTCATGCAGTCCAGATCAGGCTGCACTTGAAGATTTCAATGCAAGTAATGGATCAAAGTAACAGTTAAACTTGGATTGAGTTGATCAACTCAAGATTAGATCAGTAttatattgaaataataattatgGTTGTAATCTGATGATAAAACCTTGCATTATTACATATTTGAATACAATACAGACGCCAACTTTCCCAAACTAAtcattttagatttattttcaaattttcaaaaacgaCCCATGGTATTCCTAGCAATCTCAATTCTCAACACTCGCAAAAAGTCATATGCCaagaaaaaatgacaaaaaaaaaaaaaaaaaaaaaaaaaaacaaaaacaaaacaaaagcagCACAAATTAAGAAAGACATCAAATTAAAAGTACTTGCCaaaaccaaatcccatgtttcaTTTCAAGACCATGAATTATCAAATGCAGCAGAAGTTATGGCATGTGAGAACTCCTGGAAATTAATCCTCCCATCTCCATCCGTATCGGCCTCCTTGATCATCCCCGTCAACTCCTCCACAGTAAGCGCATGGCCCAACTTGGCCATGGAGTGAGCCAACTCGGCAGCCGTGATAAAACCATTTCCATCTCTATCAAACATCCCAAACAGCTGCCTTAGCTGGTCTTCTGTATATGGAGATTTAGCCGGAAGAAGGTCCGGCGCCACAAGCGCCACGAATTCCGAGAACTCAACAATTCCGTTGCTGTTCTTGTCAGCCTTTTGAAT
It contains:
- the LOC121234294 gene encoding probable calcium-binding protein CML18, producing the protein MSNKQPVELDDEQIAELREIFRSFDRNNDGSLTQLELGSLLRSLGLKPSPEQLETLIQKADKNSNGIVEFSEFVALVAPDLLPAKSPYTEDQLRQLFGMFDRDGNGFITAAELAHSMAKLGHALTVEELTGMIKEADTDGDGRINFQEFSHAITSAAFDNSWS